The proteins below come from a single Serratia fonticola genomic window:
- a CDS encoding molybdopterin-dependent oxidoreductase — MKMEKPPLSLSEGQDIVKEAQRLLARQLASSSRRRFLRNGLTLGGVAMLTGCDLSDNAQVDQALSRISRFNDRVQGWLFNANHLAPEYAESMITRPFPFNAFYSEDQAPDINGDDYRLEVAGLVLHKQPWTLAQLHQMTQISQITRHICVEGWSAIGKWGGVPFATFLKAIGADLNARYIGFKCADDYYTSIDMATALHPQTLMALTYDGQILPRKYGYPMKLRMPTKLGYKNPKHIQVIEVTNHFPGGYWEDQGYNWFGGS; from the coding sequence ATGAAAATGGAAAAACCCCCTCTCAGCCTCAGTGAAGGCCAGGATATCGTTAAAGAGGCACAGCGCCTGTTAGCGCGCCAGTTGGCATCGTCGTCACGCCGCCGTTTTCTGCGCAATGGCTTGACCCTGGGGGGCGTAGCGATGCTGACCGGCTGCGATCTCAGCGATAACGCTCAGGTAGATCAGGCCTTGAGCCGCATCTCACGCTTTAACGATCGGGTTCAGGGCTGGCTGTTCAATGCCAACCATCTGGCACCAGAGTATGCCGAATCGATGATCACTCGGCCATTCCCGTTTAATGCTTTCTATAGCGAGGATCAGGCGCCGGATATCAATGGCGACGATTATCGGTTGGAAGTGGCGGGGTTGGTGCTGCACAAGCAGCCCTGGACGTTGGCACAGTTGCATCAAATGACGCAAATCAGCCAGATCACCAGGCACATCTGTGTGGAGGGCTGGAGCGCCATCGGCAAATGGGGTGGAGTGCCATTTGCCACCTTCCTGAAAGCGATTGGCGCAGATCTTAACGCCCGCTACATCGGCTTTAAGTGTGCCGACGACTACTACACCAGCATCGATATGGCCACGGCGTTGCATCCGCAAACGCTGATGGCGCTGACCTACGACGGGCAGATTTTGCCGCGTAAATACGGCTATCCGATGAAACTGCGGATGCCCACCAAGCTGGGTTACAAGAATCCCAAACATATTCAAGTGATCGAAGTCACCAACCACTTTCCCGGCGGCTACTGGGAAGACCAAGGCTACAACTGGTTTGGCGGTAGTTGA